The DNA region AACGGCCGGTTGAGCCCGTCATTTTAGCGCCTCGCGCCGCCGACGCGAAGGCACTCACACGATATTGAAGCACCCGATGGCCGCGGGTGGGCGATAAGCGCGACCCTAGCCGTCATGGCCGGGCTTGTCCCGGCCATCCACGCCTTCCTTAGGCCAGTGTTTCGTAGAGATCGCTCCACTCGGGATTGAAGCCATTGATCAGACGCACCTTCCAGGCGCGCGGCCAGTGCTTCATCGTCGACTCGCGCTGAATGGCATCGCGTATATCGGGATAATGCTCGTAATAAACCAGATGCTTCAATCCGTAGCGTTTCGTGAAGCCACGGTAGAGTCCCTCGCGATGCTGATAGACGCGGCGGGAGAGATCGCTCGTCACGCCTATATAGAGCGTTCCGTTGCGCCTGTTGGTCATGATGTAGATCCAGCCCCCCATGGCCAAGGATAGCAAGGCGTGGATGGCCGGGACAAGCCCGGCCATGACGCAGTTGCTGTGGCGAGTACAATCAGGATCCGGTGGTCATTTTGCTCGGGCGAATGGACCCATCCCCGTCATGGCCGGGCTTGTCCCGGCCATCCACGCCTATGCTGGGATCGGACTTTCCCCGGACAGCTCAGGGACAAGCCCGGCCATGACGAGCCCAATTCACTTCGGCACGAAATTCCGCCAATGGTCGGTGCGCAGGGGCATCTCGGC from Rhizobiales bacterium GAS188 includes:
- a CDS encoding putative endonuclease, which produces MAGLVPAIHALLSLAMGGWIYIMTNRRNGTLYIGVTSDLSRRVYQHREGLYRGFTKRYGLKHLVYYEHYPDIRDAIQRESTMKHWPRAWKVRLINGFNPEWSDLYETLA